A genomic window from Cupriavidus metallidurans CH34 includes:
- the cobD gene encoding threonine-phosphate decarboxylase CobD, whose protein sequence is MTHAPIRHGGNLLAAVRRYGRPAETWLDLSTGINPDGYPVPLLPADAWQRLPQDDDGLAGIAAQAYGAAHALPVAGSQAAIRTLPRLLRPGRVGIAALGYSEYAPAFAQAGHTVTPLDEADFQRADLADALDHLVVVNPNNPTARLLPIDTLRHWHERLASRGGTLIVDEAFIDCTGAASLAGSSAAPGLIVLRSLGKFYGLAGVRCGFVLAQPALLDALADQLGHWTVSGPARAVARIALTDTAWQAATRTSLSAAGQRLAILLRDHGLSPVSQPLFSWVPDARAGSLHEALARQGVWTRLFDAAGGCPSSLRFGLPPNDDAAWQRLDAALGHARHALPSLT, encoded by the coding sequence ATGACCCACGCACCGATCCGCCACGGCGGCAACCTGCTCGCCGCCGTGCGCCGCTATGGCCGCCCGGCGGAAACGTGGCTCGACCTGTCGACCGGCATCAATCCCGACGGCTATCCGGTGCCCCTCCTACCCGCTGACGCCTGGCAGCGCCTGCCACAGGACGATGATGGCCTGGCGGGCATCGCCGCGCAGGCCTATGGCGCCGCGCACGCGCTGCCCGTGGCCGGCTCGCAGGCCGCCATCCGCACCCTGCCGCGACTGCTGCGCCCGGGGCGCGTCGGCATCGCCGCGCTCGGCTACAGCGAATACGCGCCGGCCTTCGCACAGGCAGGACACACCGTCACTCCGCTGGACGAGGCCGACTTCCAGCGTGCGGATCTGGCCGATGCGCTCGATCACCTCGTCGTCGTCAATCCGAACAACCCGACGGCCCGGCTGTTGCCCATCGACACCCTGCGGCACTGGCATGAGCGACTGGCATCGCGCGGCGGCACGCTGATCGTCGACGAGGCTTTTATCGATTGCACCGGTGCGGCATCGCTGGCCGGAAGCAGCGCGGCACCGGGACTGATCGTGCTGCGTTCGCTTGGCAAGTTCTATGGTCTCGCGGGTGTGCGCTGCGGCTTCGTGCTGGCACAGCCGGCCCTGCTCGACGCCCTGGCCGATCAGCTTGGCCACTGGACCGTGTCGGGCCCGGCACGCGCCGTGGCACGCATCGCGCTGACCGACACCGCGTGGCAGGCCGCCACACGCACATCGCTGAGCGCGGCAGGACAACGACTGGCGATACTGCTGCGCGACCATGGCCTGTCGCCCGTGTCGCAGCCATTGTTCAGCTGGGTGCCCGACGCGCGGGCCGGCAGCCTGCATGAAGCCCTGGCTCGGCAAGGCGTCTGGACACGCCTGTTCGACGCAGCCGGCGGATGCCCGAGCAGCCTGCGCTTTGGCTTGCCACCTAACGACGACGCGGCATGGCAACGGCTGGATGCCGCGCTTGGCCACGCACGCCACGCACTCCCTTCCCTGACCTGA
- a CDS encoding cobalamin-binding protein, which produces MKAFYVASAASALLIAAMPAHAAVSVVDDAGETVTLAQPARRIVSLAPHVTELIFAAGGGDRIVGTVSYSDYPPQARDIPRVGDNKALDLERIAALKPDLIVVWRHGNAQKQTDRLRALGMPLFFSEPRKLDGIADNLEKLGTLMGTTPVAHRAATDFRQQVSTLRKTYAGRPPVTVFYQVWQQPLMTLNGEHMVSDLLALCGGRNLFGKEAALVPTVSVEAVVAGNPEVMLTAGMGATRSDKPLADFAMWEKWKQVTAVARNNLFVIDGDLVNRAGPRVAQGAAEICKDLDVARSRRPG; this is translated from the coding sequence ATGAAAGCCTTCTACGTAGCGAGTGCAGCAAGTGCCCTGCTGATTGCCGCCATGCCGGCGCATGCCGCGGTCTCCGTGGTCGACGATGCGGGCGAGACCGTCACGCTGGCGCAGCCGGCACGCCGCATCGTCTCTCTGGCGCCGCACGTGACCGAACTGATCTTCGCAGCGGGCGGCGGCGACCGCATCGTCGGCACAGTCAGCTACAGCGACTACCCGCCGCAGGCGCGCGATATTCCGCGCGTGGGTGACAACAAGGCGCTCGATCTCGAACGGATCGCCGCGCTCAAACCCGACCTCATCGTGGTCTGGCGCCACGGTAACGCGCAGAAGCAGACCGACCGCCTGCGCGCGCTCGGCATGCCGCTGTTCTTCAGCGAGCCACGCAAGCTCGATGGCATCGCCGACAATCTGGAAAAGCTCGGCACGCTGATGGGCACCACGCCCGTGGCCCACCGCGCCGCTACCGATTTCCGCCAGCAGGTAAGCACGCTGCGCAAAACCTACGCGGGCCGCCCGCCCGTGACCGTGTTCTATCAGGTCTGGCAGCAGCCGCTGATGACGCTGAACGGCGAGCACATGGTCAGCGACCTGCTCGCGCTATGCGGCGGTCGCAACCTGTTCGGGAAGGAAGCGGCACTGGTGCCAACGGTCTCGGTCGAAGCCGTGGTCGCGGGCAACCCCGAGGTCATGCTGACCGCCGGTATGGGCGCCACGCGATCCGACAAGCCGCTCGCGGACTTTGCGATGTGGGAGAAGTGGAAGCAGGTTACGGCCGTGGCACGCAACAACCTGTTCGTGATTGACGGCGATCTGGTCAATCGCGCTGGCCCGCGCGTGGCCCAGGGCGCGGCGGAGATTTGCAAGGACCTGGACGTGGCGAGGTCACGGCGGCCAGGCTGA
- the cbiB gene encoding adenosylcobinamide-phosphate synthase CbiB — protein MIMLSWPACVAAAIAGVLLDRWLGEPRRWHPLVGFGRLATAVANRLNRPERGALRQRVAGLIAWAVVVLVPAAIAVWLISLAQAVHPALAWVLHAVALYAALGARSLSQHIAPIAGALTRGDLYAARRLTACIVSRDTEDADAEALARAACESALENGNDAIFGALFWFLIGGAPAVIVFRLANTLDAMWGYRTPRWLMFGWAAARIDDVLNFVPARLTALSYASLGATAQALRCWRTQARAWSSPNAGPVMAAGAGAVGVALGGGARYHGEWEERPPLGAGDAPAAIHIRACLRLVQRAVWLWLGLAMLSVPLVDLLAGLLERTP, from the coding sequence ATGATCATGCTGTCCTGGCCGGCCTGCGTGGCGGCTGCGATCGCCGGCGTTCTGCTGGATCGCTGGCTGGGCGAGCCGCGCCGCTGGCATCCGCTGGTCGGCTTTGGCCGCTTGGCCACGGCCGTCGCCAATCGCCTCAATCGTCCCGAACGTGGCGCGCTACGCCAGCGCGTGGCGGGCCTGATTGCGTGGGCGGTGGTCGTGCTCGTGCCGGCCGCCATCGCGGTGTGGCTGATCTCGCTGGCGCAGGCCGTGCATCCCGCGCTGGCCTGGGTGCTCCATGCAGTGGCGCTCTATGCGGCGCTTGGCGCCCGCAGCCTCTCTCAACACATCGCTCCGATCGCCGGCGCCCTGACACGCGGCGACCTGTACGCCGCGCGCCGGCTTACCGCATGCATCGTCTCGCGTGACACCGAGGATGCCGACGCCGAGGCGCTGGCCCGCGCCGCGTGCGAATCGGCGCTGGAGAACGGCAACGATGCGATCTTCGGCGCGCTGTTCTGGTTCCTGATCGGCGGCGCGCCGGCCGTGATCGTGTTCCGTCTGGCCAATACGCTGGACGCGATGTGGGGCTATCGCACGCCACGCTGGCTGATGTTCGGCTGGGCGGCGGCACGCATCGACGACGTACTCAATTTCGTTCCGGCGCGACTGACCGCGCTCTCCTATGCATCGCTCGGCGCAACGGCGCAGGCGCTGCGCTGCTGGCGCACCCAGGCACGCGCGTGGTCGAGCCCCAATGCCGGTCCGGTGATGGCGGCCGGCGCGGGCGCCGTGGGCGTGGCTTTGGGCGGCGGCGCGCGCTATCACGGCGAGTGGGAAGAGCGACCGCCGCTCGGCGCCGGTGACGCGCCCGCGGCCATCCACATCCGCGCCTGTCTTCGGCTGGTGCAGCGCGCGGTGTGGCTGTGGCTCGGTCTGGCGATGCTGAGCGTGCCGCTGGTCGACCTGCTCGCCGGACTGCTGGAGCGCACGCCATGA
- a CDS encoding cobyric acid synthase gives MIQGTTSDAGKSTVVAGLCRVLARAGVPVAPFKPQNMALNSAVTVDGGEIGRAQALQAQAAGLAPHTDMNPVLLKPSSDTGAQVIIHGRARMDLDARAYHDYKPRAMAAVLESHERLAQAYDVVLVEGAGSPAEVNLRDRDIANMGFAERVDCPVVIVADIDRGGVFAHLVGTLDCLSETERTRVTGFIINRFRGDIALLEPGLDWLTARTGKPVFGVLPYLHGLHLDAEDAIVSAQVAGQAGGSEVLRVIVPVLPRISNHTDFDALRAHPGVDLQFIGPGMPIPPADLVILPGSKSVRADLAFLRANGWDRALRRHLRYGGKLIGICGGMQMLGRSIHDPDGREGPAGTSDGLALLDFETTLAPEKQLRRVAGRLADGNDATVRGYEIHLGVTEGPALARPALWLEGDRPDGARSDDGQVLATYVHGLFDDPAACGALLRWAGLGQAEGVDLDALREASLDRLADSLAANLDLGALFAPLGR, from the coding sequence ATGATCCAGGGCACCACTTCCGACGCGGGCAAGAGCACCGTCGTGGCCGGCCTTTGCCGGGTGCTGGCGCGGGCCGGGGTGCCGGTGGCGCCGTTCAAGCCGCAGAACATGGCGCTGAACAGCGCGGTGACCGTCGATGGTGGCGAAATCGGCCGGGCGCAGGCGCTGCAGGCGCAGGCTGCCGGACTGGCGCCCCATACCGACATGAATCCCGTCCTGCTCAAACCCAGTAGCGATACCGGCGCGCAGGTCATCATCCATGGCCGCGCGCGGATGGATCTGGACGCGCGTGCCTATCACGACTACAAGCCACGGGCGATGGCCGCTGTGCTGGAAAGCCATGAGCGGCTGGCGCAGGCGTACGACGTGGTGCTGGTGGAGGGCGCGGGCAGTCCGGCGGAAGTGAACCTGCGCGATCGCGATATCGCCAACATGGGGTTCGCGGAGCGCGTGGACTGCCCGGTGGTGATCGTGGCCGATATCGACCGGGGCGGCGTGTTCGCGCACCTGGTCGGCACGCTCGATTGCCTGTCCGAGACGGAGCGCACGCGCGTGACCGGTTTCATCATCAACCGCTTCCGCGGCGATATCGCGCTGCTCGAACCCGGGCTGGACTGGCTCACAGCGCGTACCGGCAAACCCGTGTTCGGGGTGCTGCCGTATCTGCATGGCCTGCACCTCGATGCCGAGGATGCGATCGTCAGCGCCCAGGTGGCCGGGCAGGCGGGCGGGAGCGAAGTGCTACGTGTGATCGTCCCGGTGCTGCCGCGGATTTCGAACCATACAGATTTTGACGCGCTGCGAGCCCACCCGGGCGTCGATCTCCAGTTCATCGGCCCGGGGATGCCGATTCCGCCTGCGGATCTCGTGATCCTGCCGGGCAGCAAGAGCGTGCGCGCGGATCTGGCCTTCCTGCGTGCCAATGGCTGGGATCGCGCGTTGCGGCGGCACCTGCGTTATGGCGGCAAGCTGATCGGCATCTGTGGTGGCATGCAGATGCTGGGGCGGAGCATTCACGACCCTGATGGAAGGGAGGGGCCCGCGGGCACGAGCGACGGCCTCGCGCTGCTCGATTTCGAAACCACGCTGGCGCCAGAAAAGCAGTTACGGCGCGTGGCGGGGCGGCTTGCCGATGGCAATGACGCGACGGTGCGCGGCTACGAGATTCACCTCGGGGTTACCGAGGGCCCGGCGCTGGCCCGGCCAGCGCTGTGGCTTGAGGGTGACAGACCGGACGGCGCCCGATCCGACGATGGTCAGGTACTGGCGACCTACGTCCACGGCCTGTTCGACGATCCCGCCGCGTGCGGCGCGCTGCTGCGCTGGGCCGGGCTCGGTCAGGCTGAAGGCGTCGACCTCGATGCGCTGCGCGAGGCGTCGCTCGACAGGCTGGCCGACAGCCTCGCCGCCAATCTCGATCTGGGGGCGCTGTTCGCGCCGCTGGGTCGTTAG
- the cobU gene encoding bifunctional adenosylcobinamide kinase/adenosylcobinamide-phosphate guanylyltransferase — MPRQLTLVIGGARSGKSHFAEQLATDHAALTRGPVTYIATARHDVDSTDEEMELRIALHRARRPADWTLVEEPVHLADALYGHARHDGCILVDCVTLWLNNLIFSESRDYPEHGVITPPPAFTEEIDALMTALPMLPGHVILVTNEIGFGVVPMGAITRFYVDELGRLNQKLAAAADRVRLLVAGIPVAVKDAPIA, encoded by the coding sequence ATGCCGCGCCAGTTGACGCTCGTGATCGGCGGTGCGCGATCGGGCAAGAGCCATTTCGCGGAGCAGCTCGCCACGGACCATGCGGCACTGACACGTGGCCCGGTCACCTATATCGCCACGGCGCGCCACGATGTCGATTCCACCGACGAAGAGATGGAATTGCGCATAGCGCTGCATCGCGCGCGCCGGCCGGCTGACTGGACCCTCGTGGAAGAGCCGGTGCATCTGGCCGACGCGCTCTACGGCCATGCCCGTCACGACGGTTGCATTCTGGTGGACTGCGTGACGCTGTGGCTCAACAACCTGATCTTCAGCGAAAGCCGCGACTATCCCGAGCACGGTGTCATCACGCCGCCACCGGCCTTCACCGAGGAGATCGACGCGCTGATGACCGCGCTGCCGATGCTGCCGGGCCACGTGATCCTCGTCACCAACGAAATCGGCTTCGGCGTGGTGCCGATGGGCGCCATCACGCGCTTCTATGTCGACGAGCTTGGCCGCCTGAACCAGAAGCTCGCCGCGGCCGCCGATCGCGTGCGTCTGCTTGTGGCCGGCATTCCCGTCGCCGTCAAGGACGCGCCCATCGCATGA
- a CDS encoding ParA family protein — protein sequence MPVVVIANPKGGVGKTTLATNLAGYFARHGHAVMLGDTDRQQSSRAWLNLRPESAPPISTWDIDADNIARPPKGTTHVVLDTPAGLHGWRYSDVMKLAHRVVVPLQPSMFDILATQDFLAKLAGDKRVRHGEVPVGVIGMRVDVRTRAAEQLQRFVEGLGLPVLGYLRDTQNYVQLAAHGLTLWDVAPSRVARDWEQWQPILRWLDGKGGVVTEGPAAVG from the coding sequence ATGCCGGTAGTCGTGATCGCCAATCCAAAGGGGGGTGTGGGCAAGACCACGCTGGCCACCAACCTTGCCGGATACTTCGCCCGCCATGGGCACGCCGTGATGCTGGGCGATACCGATCGTCAGCAGTCGTCACGCGCCTGGCTGAACCTGCGGCCTGAATCGGCGCCGCCGATCTCGACCTGGGACATCGACGCCGACAATATCGCCCGCCCTCCGAAGGGCACCACGCACGTGGTGCTGGACACGCCCGCCGGCCTGCATGGCTGGCGCTACTCTGATGTCATGAAACTGGCGCACCGCGTCGTGGTGCCCCTGCAGCCGTCCATGTTCGACATCCTGGCCACGCAGGACTTCCTGGCCAAGCTGGCTGGTGACAAGCGCGTGCGGCACGGCGAGGTGCCGGTAGGCGTGATCGGTATGCGCGTGGACGTGCGTACCCGCGCAGCAGAGCAACTCCAGCGCTTTGTCGAAGGATTGGGCCTACCGGTGCTTGGCTACCTGCGCGATACGCAGAACTACGTCCAACTGGCCGCGCACGGCCTGACGCTGTGGGACGTGGCGCCGTCGCGCGTGGCGCGTGACTGGGAACAATGGCAGCCGATCCTGCGCTGGCTCGACGGCAAGGGTGGCGTCGTTACCGAGGGGCCGGCTGCAGTCGGCTGA
- the cobC gene encoding alpha-ribazole phosphatase family protein, with protein MEVVLIRHVRPDVAPGVCYGALDLKLAQPVSPAPERIVRLLGDLPPSRLVTSPAVRATETAALLSAHVEMPVREIEPRLRELDFGAWEGKAWSEIPRDALDLWAADLMGACPHGGESAQQVMARVTAWADTLDASSGDCLWAVSHAGPMRMLAAHWLGLTLSQTLQWELEFGATCHFHLGKRQARLGWWNRSAKA; from the coding sequence ATGGAAGTGGTCCTGATCCGGCATGTCCGGCCCGATGTGGCGCCGGGCGTTTGCTACGGCGCGCTCGATCTGAAACTGGCGCAGCCGGTCAGTCCGGCGCCGGAGCGGATCGTACGCTTGCTCGGCGATTTGCCGCCCTCACGTCTGGTGACGAGTCCGGCGGTGCGTGCGACGGAGACCGCGGCGCTACTGTCCGCGCATGTCGAGATGCCCGTCCGCGAAATCGAGCCCCGGCTGCGAGAGCTTGATTTTGGCGCGTGGGAAGGCAAGGCGTGGAGCGAGATTCCGCGCGATGCGCTTGACCTGTGGGCGGCGGACCTGATGGGCGCGTGCCCGCACGGTGGCGAAAGCGCGCAGCAGGTGATGGCACGAGTGACGGCGTGGGCTGACACGCTCGACGCAAGCTCGGGCGATTGCCTCTGGGCCGTCTCCCATGCGGGGCCGATGCGGATGCTGGCCGCGCACTGGCTTGGGCTGACGCTGTCCCAGACGCTGCAGTGGGAGCTTGAGTTCGGGGCGACCTGTCACTTCCACCTGGGGAAGCGGCAGGCCCGACTGGGGTGGTGGAACCGGAGCGCCAAGGCGTAG
- a CDS encoding adenosylcobinamide-GDP ribazoletransferase, whose amino-acid sequence MMANELRFFLTAVGYFTRVPLPARLASWVGFEPHFLNAASRYFPLVGLIVGAFGALVTWGALSFWSPSVAIVLGMAATLLFTGAFHEDGLADCVDAFGGGYRREDVLRIMHDSRVGAFGAIAIVVALLLKWQLLVSVAESGGAMVLLVLLVAAHGASRAMAITFLATHDYVRAEGKAKPVAQRLFGVGLVFALACGVVPLLWLSPLFAGVAILVLAVVRAALGAYFVRRIGGYTGDCLGMAQQLAELSIYLVAAAWKWS is encoded by the coding sequence AACTCCGCTTCTTTCTCACTGCCGTCGGCTACTTCACGCGCGTGCCGTTGCCGGCGCGGCTGGCGAGCTGGGTGGGGTTCGAGCCGCACTTCCTGAATGCCGCGTCGCGCTACTTCCCGCTGGTGGGGTTGATCGTTGGCGCCTTCGGCGCGCTGGTGACATGGGGCGCGCTGTCGTTCTGGTCCCCGTCGGTGGCGATCGTGCTCGGCATGGCGGCCACGTTGCTGTTCACCGGCGCGTTTCACGAGGATGGCCTGGCGGATTGCGTCGATGCCTTCGGTGGTGGCTATCGCCGCGAGGATGTGCTGAGGATCATGCACGACTCGCGCGTGGGCGCGTTTGGCGCGATCGCCATTGTGGTGGCGCTGTTGCTGAAGTGGCAACTGCTGGTATCGGTGGCGGAATCGGGCGGTGCGATGGTGCTGCTGGTGTTGCTGGTGGCGGCGCATGGAGCCAGCCGCGCGATGGCGATCACGTTCCTGGCCACGCATGACTATGTGCGTGCCGAGGGCAAGGCCAAGCCGGTGGCGCAGCGCCTGTTTGGTGTCGGACTGGTTTTCGCGCTGGCGTGCGGCGTCGTGCCGCTGTTGTGGCTGTCGCCGCTATTCGCGGGCGTGGCGATTCTGGTGCTGGCCGTGGTGCGTGCCGCGCTGGGTGCGTACTTCGTGCGTCGTATCGGCGGCTATACCGGCGACTGCCTCGGTATGGCGCAGCAGCTTGCCGAATTGTCGATCTACCTGGTGGCGGCGGCATGGAAGTGGTCCTGA